The following proteins are co-located in the Octopus sinensis linkage group LG24, ASM634580v1, whole genome shotgun sequence genome:
- the LOC115223772 gene encoding sialin-like isoform X1, with protein MAKFSSCFGRYCSYRWKLCYICSIAIFLLQTMRVDLSMAFVCMLKTPNRTANDANNTQSTQQCSGLDTHNQSSHETYNGDITWSNNLQANVLAGYYYGYILTNILGGILADKYGAKNILGFSLVSASALTLLYPSLSRISGYFTLVLRILTGLVSGPMFPTVQSLFGRWAPPLESSTLIGLVCSGQLIGSIVCYSISGFLCVYGFDNGWGSIFYIFGGMSLLFSSAWFYFVYDRPELHPSLGQEERSYLNKTVRCKSRVKNIPWKNIWSSSAVWAIVVAHTCYNWTDLTLTLLLPLYMKEALNVETESNGLMSSAPWIGQAISLPLFGRLADFIRSKNCLSTRSIRVLFQTVCFVFSAILFISVGFLKCDQVPLAGFLFLFSGVIWSLYIGGFNVNHVDIAPKYAGVLYGITNTFSSLPGFVAPITARILTPNGTQKEWQIVLALCAGFSVLGAIVYAIMAKGEIQDWAKYEDSSINERESLKLKEGRAIDGDCETV; from the coding sequence ATGGCGAAGTTTAGCAGCTGTTTCGGTCGATATTGTTCATACCGATGGAAGTTATGCTATATATGTTCGATTGCGATATTTCTCCTGCAGACGATGAGGGTCGATTTAAGTATGGCCTTTGTTTGTATGTTGAAGACACCAAATCGCACGGCTAACGACGCCAACAACACTCAGAGTACCCAACAGTGTTCTGGCCTTGATACTCACAATCAGTCCTCACACGAAACATACAATGGAGATATCACCTGGAGCAACAATCTTCAAGCGAATGTATTAGCCGGTTATTACTACGGTTACATTCTAACAAATATTCTTGGAGGCATTTTAGCAGATAAATATGGCGCTAAAAATATTCTAGGCTTTTCTCTCGTTTCAGCATCGGCTCTGACTTTGCTCTACCCGAGTTTATCTCGAATAAGTGGTTACTTTACACTTGTCTTAAGGATATTAACTGGGTTAGTATCTGGCCCGATGTTTCCAACGGTGCAATCTTTATTTGGTCGGTGGGCTCCACCTCTTGAAAGTAGCACATTGATTGGTCTTGTATGTTCTGGTCAACTCATAGGTAGTATTGTATGTTATTCTATATCGGGTTTCctctgtgtgtatggatttgaCAACGGGTGgggttctatattttatatatttggggGAATGTCACTGTTGTTCAGTTCTGCTTGGTTCTATTTTGTTTACGATCGTCCAGAGCTCCATCCGTCTCTTGGTCAAGAAGAACGCTCGTACTTGAATAAAACTGTAAGGTGTAAAAGTAGAGTTAAAAACATACCCTGGAAAAACATTTGGAGTTCGTCTGCTGTTTGGGCCATCGTTGTTGCCCACACTTGCTATAACTGGACTGATCTTACCCTTACCTTATTACTACCACTCTACATGAAAGAAGCCTTAAACGTCGAAACAGAATCAAATGGTTTAATGTCATCTGCTCCTTGGATAGGGCAAGCCATTTCCTTGCCCTTGTTCGGAAGACTTGCAGATTTTATACGCTCAAAGAACTGTCTGTCAACCCGTTCGATCCGAGTGCTTTTCCAAACTGTGTGTTTCGTTTTCTCGGCGATTCTATTCATTTCTGTAGGTTTTCTGAAATGTGACCAAGTCCCATTGGctggttttctctttcttttttctggtgTCATCTGGTCTCTCTATATAGGCGGTTTTAATGTGAACCACGTTGACATTGCTCCGAAATACGCTGGTGTATTGTATGGTATTACGAATACATTTAGTTCCCTACCAGGATTTGTGGCTCCAATAACAGCTAGAATACTTACACCGAATGGAACGCAAAAAGAATGGCAAATTGTGTTAGCTTTATGTGCAGGGTTTTCTGTGTTAGGGGCAATAGTATATGCGATTATGGCGAAAGGGGAAATTCAAGATTGGGCCAAGTACGAAGATAGTTCTATAAATGAAAGAGAATCTCTGAAGTTAAAAGAGGGAAGAGCAATTGACGGAGATTGTGAAACGGTTTAG
- the LOC115223840 gene encoding sialin-like yields YSRLFSRFSIGSDFALPEFISNKWLLALRILTGLVSGPMFPSVQSLFGRWAPPFEDSALLGLVFSGQLIGSIVCYSISGFLCVYGFDNGWGSIFYIFGGMSLLFSSAWFYFVYDRPELHPSLGQEESAYLNKTVRCKSRVKNIPWKNIWSSSAVWAIVVAHTCYNWTDLTLTLLLPLYMKEALNVETESNGLMSSAPWIGQAISMPLFGRLADFIRSKDCLSTRSIRVLFQTVCFVFSAILFISVGFLKCDQVPLAGFLFLFSGVIWSLYIGGFNVNHVDIAPKYAGVLYGITNTFSSLPGFVAPITARILTPNGTQKEWQIVLALCAGFSVLGAIVYAIMAKGEIQDWAKYEDSSINERESLNLKERRAIDGDCETV; encoded by the coding sequence TATTCTAGGCTTTTCTCTCGTTTCAGCATCGGCTCTGACTTTGCTCTACCCGAGTTTATCTCGAATAAGTGGTTACTTGCCTTAAGGATATTAACTGGGTTAGTATCTGGCCCGATGTTTCCATCGGTGCAATCTTTATTTGGTCGCTGGGCTCCACCTTTTGAAGATAGCGCATTGCTTGGTCTTGTATTTTCTGGTCAACTCATAGGTAGTATTGTATGTTATTCTATATCGGGTTTCctctgtgtgtatggatttgaCAATGGGTGgggttctatattttatatatttggggGAATGTCACTGTTGTTCAGTTCTGCTTGGTTCTATTTTGTCTATGATCGTCCAGAGCTCCATCCGTCTCTTGGTCAAGAAGAAAGCGCGTACTTGAATAAAACTGTAAGGTGTAAAAGTAGAGTTAAAAACATACCCTGGAAAAACatatggagttcttctgctgttTGGGCCATCGTTGTTGCCCACACTTGCTATAACTGGACTGATCTTACCCTTACCTTATTACTACCACTCTACATGAAAGAAGCCTTGAACGTCGAAACAGAATCAAATGGTTTAATGTCATCTGCTCCTTGGATAGGGCAAGCCATTTCCATGCCCTTGTTCGGAAGACTTGCAGATTTTATACGCTCAAAAGACTGTCTGTCAACTCGTTCGATCCGAGTGCTTTTCCAAACTGTGTGTTTCGTTTTCTCGGCGATTCTATTCATTTCTGTAGGTTTTCTGAAATGTGACCAAGTCCCATTGGctggttttctctttcttttttctggtgTCATCTGGTCTCTCTATATAGGCGGTTTTAATGTGAACCACGTTGACATTGCTCCGAAATACGCTGGTGTATTGTATGGTATTACGAATACATTTAGTTCCCTACCAGGATTTGTGGCTCCAATAACAGCTAGAATACTTACACCGAATGGAACGCAAAAAGAATGGCAAATTGTGTTAGCTTTATGTGCAGGGTTTTCTGTGTTAGGGGCAATAGTATATGCGATTATGGCGAAAGGGGAAATTCAAGATTGGGCCAAGTACGAAGATAGTTCTATAAATGAAAGAGAATCTCTGAAtttgaaagagagaagagcaattGACGGAGATTGTGAAACGGTTTAG